The genomic interval ACAAAAATTCCGGCCACCACCTTAATGGACATCGCGTCTGATTGAGGGCATCCAAATGCGGACACGGCACTTAATGTATAGAGTATATCCGCTGGCGGACGCGCAATGGCATTGGCATTTGTTGGGTCATTCAGATAAAGAGGGGGTATCCATTCATAAACAGGGTCGTCCCCTGTGATCGTGGCAGCCATTCGAATGGAATCACCCAGAAACATGACCCGATCGGGGCCGGCATTGACCAGCGGTTTGGGCCTGACATTAATAATAATCGTATCGGAAGCTATACGACAGGCACGAATTCCTGCGGAACTGAGTTCGGTCACAGCCAGCCGGTACCAATAGGCTCCCGGGTTAATGGGATTTACCTGATAGTTGATGGAATTCGCTCCCGGTATGTCGAACCAGTTTTGGCCAGAATCATTGCTTGATTGCCATTGGTACACCGGAGAAACATATGCCGATGAAATGTCGGAAGTAAATGAATAATTTCCGGTTTGTCCTTCACATACATCGATGGTGTCTGAATAACCGACTACGGAAGAAGTTATCGTTGGGCCACATGGCCGAAAGGTGATATCATCCAGGGCCAGGTCATTTCCAATTCCACCCGGGGCATTATTGGTGATACGCAAAACGATGCTGGCATTGAGCAATGGGGTGGTAAAATAAAAACCATATTGCAGCCATTGCGGGCTGTTGGTTTCTGTCAGGTCACCAGTTGAAAAAGACTGCAATACAATACCCGAAGTGGTTTCTATGCGGAAAGTAAGATTGGGTTTGATGCCTGGATTTCGCAATACATTCATCACCCAGGCGGCGAATTCGTAAGTGGTATTGGGACAGAGATCGGTTACCGTGGCTACAAAAAAATCGCCGGGTGTAAAACTGGCATTTACCAGAAAAAAATTTCCGTTTCCTGTATGGTCATTGTTTACCGTATGCCAGGCATTGCCAAAACAGCCCGAGGTTCGGTTGGTTATAGTATAAAATCCGTCATCCGGGCAGGAAGAAGCGGTATAGGTATAGGCTGCAGGCGGAGCATAGCCGCCGGTACCTGAACCACTGCCAAAAGTGATATTGATAACCGGATCGCCCAGGCTGCCATTACAAAGTTGTGCATGACTAAATAAGGGGAACGCTCCAAGCAGGAAGAAAAACCCGATGGCAGAATATAAAAACGAAGAACAGGCACGAATTGCCGCAGGATGCATAATGAGTGTGGCTTGGAACAGCTAAAATAGGCTGTTTTCAACCAAACTACAATGACCAATCGAAATGAATTATTCAAGCTGGCCATTTTTATTTATGAAAGCCATTGGAAATTGAAAGAACCCTTTTTGTGTACATTTTACAAGGTAAATCATCAAAAAAACGGTGAAAAAAAACCTTTTTATCGGTTATATTTTGTAAGTTACTATCACTTGGTATATCATTTGATTGCCTACATTTACAAAAATTATATTTTATGAAACTCTTTGTTGCCGGTCTGCCTTATGATATGGATGATGCGGAGCTGGAAGAATTCTTTGATAAGTTTGGGAAAGTCTTATCTGCCAAGGTGTCGATGGACCGGGAGACGGGCAAAAGCCGTGGATTTGGTTTTGTGGAAATGCCAAACGATGACGAGGCCAATGAGGCCATTGAAAGTTTGAATGAATTACCCCTTGGCCGGAATAAGGTAATGGTTGTGAAAAAGGCCGAAGACCGTCCAGGTGGCGGTTCTGGAGGCGGATTTCGTGGTGGTGGCCAGCGTGGTGGAGGTGGATTCAACCGTGGTGGAAGCGGCGGTGGATTTAACAAAGGTGGTGGTGGAGGATACAACAAAGGCGGCGGCGGTGGAGGATACAACCGGGATCGCGATCGTAACTACTGATTTAAACCTGATTAATAAGATAAAAGCGAGGGCATTTTCCCCTCGCTTTTTATTTTAAGACCCTTTTACCCCCCTTGGGTGAACTTAGCCACAAGTTTTGCACATAGGCAAAAAGTAATACTACGATAACATGCAACCCTAAGGCTTGCTTTCGCTACTTTTAGCCCGTCTAAACCACCCGAACATGAAAAGAAAGAATCTGCTGGTTCTGTGCGGCCTGTCGCTTTTTGCCCATTCTTTATCGTTTGCCCAAAACGATTTGAAAATGAAGTTCCGGAATTCTACCGTGTACGCCGGCATTGAAGTAGGATCCAAAGGGGTAAAGATCAGTTTGCTGGAAATGGGCAAGAATGCCAAAACGAGCGGGGCCATCAATCCCCTCAAAGATTCAACTACAAATACCGACTTTATCACTTTTAGTGATAGCACCTTTAAGGCTACGCTCAACGGGTTGACCGGACTTTATACGACAGCCAATGCAACCTACTCCGTGCCCGCCAGCCGAATATTTACCGTGATCAGCAGTGGGGTAAAGACCATGGCGGATAAGGAGCAAAAAAGTGATTGGGTTACCCGCCTGATCGATTCTTTCCGTGTGCGTATCGGTGATCCCAAGCGGGAGGTCGCTATTATCGACCCCATTGGAGAAGCCCGTCTCTCCCACTTAGGTATCGTGCCGTCCAACAGGCGTTTCACCACATTCCTGATCGATATAGGAAGCGGAAACACAAAAGGAGGCTATTTCCCTTATGGAAATCTGAATGAATTCAAACTCTTTGAACTTACCTGGGGAACCAAGAGTACCACCAATGCAGCGGAGAAAGCTGTGGGTGACGACAAAACACTGGAGAACTATCGCCGGCAATTGACCCGGGTACTCACTGGTGCTGAGAATAATGAAATCATTTATGCCGTGAATTCAAGCGGTGCTTATCCGCTTAGTGACAATGTAGCCTTTAGTGGTGGTATTGCCTGGGCTGCTGCTACCCTGATGTATCCGGAGAAAACGGATGAGGCTGTTATCTCGGTAACCTATTCCGATGTGCTCAAATTCAGCGAAAGACTCTATAAAGAATACAACACCCTTTCAGATGCAGCGATAGTCAAAGCCATTACCGATCCCAATGTTGACAAGGCACTGGTAGCTAAAAATGTAAAAACGGTCAACAAAGTATTCGATCAGCGCTCCATGATTGCCGGCACCGGATTACTCCTGAAGATCATGCGCCAGTTCTCTTCGGTGTATGAGAGCAAAGGGTTCTACCTCGTTAAAAACGGGCAGGTTGGCTGGATATCGGCGTATGTGGATGAGGTGGTGGAATGAAAAGCGTGAGACGTGAGACGTGAATCGTGAGACGTCTCACGCCTCACGATTCACGTCTCACGATTCACGTCTCAAATAACACCCACGCCACCGAAGCCATCACCTCCACCTCGCCACTAATTCGGGCGGGTTTCACCAGTTGATTGTTACGGATATACTGTTTCCATTTCCCCGGGGGAAGGGTAATTTTCTTGCTGCCATTGGCGCCACTATAGATCACCAGTATGCGTTTCCATTTATCTCCCACTGCCGCGCCGTTCAGGGTATAGGCCAAAAGGTCATCGCCGGTATTTTCCAGGAAATAGAGATTTTCACGGATCAGGTTCGCGGATTCCATGCGGAATGCCGGGTGGGAACGACGCATTTTTACCAATGCCTTTACATAATCAAAAACATCCTTGTTGGTGGATTTGAGTCCCCAGTCAATGGCATTGATGCTATCGGGGGAATCAAAGGAATTCTCTACCCCCCTTTTGGTGCGGAGAAATTCAGTGCCTGCGTGAAGGAATGAAATACCCTGCGAGGTCAATACGATGGTCAGGGCCAGTTTGTGCATGTCTGTTCTTTCTGCGGTCGATTTGTTGGGGGCAGAGATCTTTAATTTATCCCAAAGCACATGATTGTCGTGGCATTCACAATAGGTCACAGTTTGATAGGGCTCGGTTGAATACGGCACTTTGGAATAGTTGACCTTGGCATAGTTCACCTGGGGATGTGGGCAGGAAGCCACCACGCCAAATTTGATGGATTCGAGGGACTTGCTGTTGCCATTGACGAAGCCCTGGTTTTCGTGTTCGAATACACTCCCTTTTATTCCATCGCGGATATCGTCACTAAATACAGCTATGCGATCTAACGCAGATACATTGGCTTTGAGTGCGCGTTCTGCATCGGGCAATGGAGAAGCGCCTGCCGTCCAGCCCTCCCCATAGATAAGTATGTCGGGACGAATGCGATGGAGTTCCTGCGCGATCAGGTTCATGGTTTTGATATCATGTACCCCCATCAGGTCAAACCGGAATCCGTCTATATGGTATTCATTTACCCAATAGAGTACCGACTCAAGCATGAATTTTCGAACCATATATCGTTCACTCGCTATTTCATTGCCACAGGCGGTAGCATTGGAGAATTGGCCCTTATCATTTTGCCGGTAATAATAACCAGGTACCAGTTCATTGAAATAGGAATTCTCGGTAAGCCGGGTATGGTTGTATACTACATCCATCACTACACGCAAACCATTCTGGTGAAAGGTCTTTACCAATTGTTTAAATTCTCTTATCCTGACCGAACCATCAAAGGGATCGCTGGAAAAGGATCCATCGGGTGTATTGTAGTTGAGTGGATCATATCCCCAATTGTATTGAGGAAGCTCCGTCCGTGACTCATCAATGGAATAAAAATCAAAAGAAGGAAGCAGGTGCACATGTGTTACGCCCAGGTCACGGATATGATCCAGACCGGTGGAAAGTCCCTCCCGGTTACGGGTCTTCTTTTCCGTTAACCCCAGGTATTTTCCTTTTTGTTGAATACCCGAACTGCCGTGGATGCTGGCATCCCTCACTTGTAATTCATACAAGACTGCGTCCGTTTTCTTTTCAAAGGCCGGGCTTTTTTCTCTCGACCATCTGGCCGGGTTTGTTTTGGCCAGATCAATCACCTGGGCCCGTTTGCCATTTACCCCAACCGCCCGGGCATATGGATCAGGTACCTCTGCACTCCATTTTCCTTTGCGTTTTACCTGGAAAACATAAAACCTTCCTTTCAGGTTTCCAGTGGTGGCATATAGCCAGGTTCCACCTTCATCCGCCATCATATTTTTTGTTTCCATGGGTTCCCCTCCTACTCCCTCAGCATAAAATCGAATACGGGCCGAATCGGCCAGGGGGGCCCATATACGAAATGAACTGGCCAATGGTGTGTAGGTTAAACCCAGATCCGTACCGTCATAGACCGGATATTCGGCAAAGGCGATGGATTGCGACTTTGTAGATGCAGACATGGTGGAGAACAATAGGGTGAAAAGCAGAAATTTCTTCATATCGGGGAATTTGGCA from Chitinophagales bacterium carries:
- a CDS encoding RNA-binding protein; translated protein: MKLFVAGLPYDMDDAELEEFFDKFGKVLSAKVSMDRETGKSRGFGFVEMPNDDEANEAIESLNELPLGRNKVMVVKKAEDRPGGGSGGGFRGGGQRGGGGFNRGGSGGGFNKGGGGGYNKGGGGGGYNRDRDRNY
- a CDS encoding gliding motility-associated C-terminal domain-containing protein, whose translation is MHPAAIRACSSFLYSAIGFFFLLGAFPLFSHAQLCNGSLGDPVINITFGSGSGTGGYAPPAAYTYTASSCPDDGFYTITNRTSGCFGNAWHTVNNDHTGNGNFFLVNASFTPGDFFVATVTDLCPNTTYEFAAWVMNVLRNPGIKPNLTFRIETTSGIVLQSFSTGDLTETNSPQWLQYGFYFTTPLLNASIVLRITNNAPGGIGNDLALDDITFRPCGPTITSSVVGYSDTIDVCEGQTGNYSFTSDISSAYVSPVYQWQSSNDSGQNWFDIPGANSINYQVNPINPGAYWYRLAVTELSSAGIRACRIASDTIIINVRPKPLVNAGPDRVMFLGDSIRMAATITGDDPVYEWIPPLYLNDPTNANAIARPPADILYTLSAVSAFGCPQSDAMSIKVVAGIFVPTAFTPNNDGLNDRWRIPFLDPSLGGQVQVFNRQGQLVYAVSSDWVDWDGNFRGLPQPTGTYVYFIQFPKGRELMKGLFVLIR
- the pulA gene encoding type I pullulanase, whose product is MKKFLLFTLLFSTMSASTKSQSIAFAEYPVYDGTDLGLTYTPLASSFRIWAPLADSARIRFYAEGVGGEPMETKNMMADEGGTWLYATTGNLKGRFYVFQVKRKGKWSAEVPDPYARAVGVNGKRAQVIDLAKTNPARWSREKSPAFEKKTDAVLYELQVRDASIHGSSGIQQKGKYLGLTEKKTRNREGLSTGLDHIRDLGVTHVHLLPSFDFYSIDESRTELPQYNWGYDPLNYNTPDGSFSSDPFDGSVRIREFKQLVKTFHQNGLRVVMDVVYNHTRLTENSYFNELVPGYYYRQNDKGQFSNATACGNEIASERYMVRKFMLESVLYWVNEYHIDGFRFDLMGVHDIKTMNLIAQELHRIRPDILIYGEGWTAGASPLPDAERALKANVSALDRIAVFSDDIRDGIKGSVFEHENQGFVNGNSKSLESIKFGVVASCPHPQVNYAKVNYSKVPYSTEPYQTVTYCECHDNHVLWDKLKISAPNKSTAERTDMHKLALTIVLTSQGISFLHAGTEFLRTKRGVENSFDSPDSINAIDWGLKSTNKDVFDYVKALVKMRRSHPAFRMESANLIRENLYFLENTGDDLLAYTLNGAAVGDKWKRILVIYSGANGSKKITLPPGKWKQYIRNNQLVKPARISGEVEVMASVAWVLFET